The DNA segment AAGGGTAACAGGTAATTTAGATTACTATCTGTCAGCTAATCAGCTTGGGATCACCATAACAGCTCTTGGGTTAGGCTGGCTAGGAGAACCAACCTTAGAAGTATTGCTTCACCCATTACTGGAAGGATTTAACTTGCCTTCATCAGTAAGCCATGCCATTACCTTTGCAATTGCTTTTTTTGTCATTACCTTTTTACATGTTGTACTTGGAGAACTTGCCCCAAAAACAGTTGCCATACAAAAGGCAGAAAATATTACACTGATGCTTTCTGGCCCCTTAATTATATATAGCAAGATTATGTACCCCTTAATTTGGTTGTTAAATGGCTCGGCAAACTTGTTAGTCCGTTCCTTTGGCTATCAGACTGCGAAAGAATCTGATGAAGTCCATTCGGAAGAGGAACTACGCCATATTTTAAGCCAAAGTTACCAGCAGGGAGAAATTAATCAATCAGAATTTGAGTATGTGGACAGAATTTTTGATTTCGATAATAGAACCGCGAAGGAAATCATGATTCCCCGTACTGATATGGCTGTCGTTGACATCGAAGATCCAATAGGAGAGTCCTTACATTTCATGAATGAAGAACGGTTCACAAGATATCCAGTTTTTGAAGATGATAAAGACCATATCATCGGTGTCCTCCATTTAAAGGAACTCTTTTATAACGACTGGAACAAGGTTGAAACACTTGAGAAGTACGTTCGCCCGGTTTTAAAGGTTTTCGAAAATATTCCAATTCATGACCTATTAGTTAGAATGCAGCAAGAGCGTACTCATCTTGTCATTCTAACAGATGAGTATGGCGGCACCTCAGGAATGATTACTGCTGAGGACATAATCGAAGAGATTGTTGGCGATATTAGGGATGAATTTGATCATGAAGAAGTACAAACCATTACTTTAAAAGAAGATGGCTCCTTTATCATAGATGGAAAAACATCTATCCAGGATACCAATGACTATTTTGACATAGAACTAGAAAATGAAGACGTCGATACCATTTCCGGATGGATGTACAATCAGTTAATAGACGTAAATGAAGGATCCGTTCTATCACATGGGTCCTATCACTTCAAAGTTATAAAAATGGAAGATCAACAAATTCTATCCATAAAAGCTTGGAAAGAAAGAACAGCAAACGGTTGATAACGAATAGAAAAAACAGGCCCCCTTTAAAAACTAAGGAGGCCTTTCCTATAATGATTCATCTTTTGTTGCGTCCAATAGAATGATTAATGAGGAGGAAACTGTGCTTACATCTATTAGCCCATCATCCTCTTCTTTTACTTTGTCAAGTTGTTGAAGAATGTAGTCGTCTCTACATCTGAACTTTAATTGGCCTGAAAA comes from the Halobacillus shinanisalinarum genome and includes:
- a CDS encoding hemolysin family protein — encoded protein: METTIKLVAVALLILLTAFFVASEFAIVKVRRTKLEARAADGNKRALNALRVTGNLDYYLSANQLGITITALGLGWLGEPTLEVLLHPLLEGFNLPSSVSHAITFAIAFFVITFLHVVLGELAPKTVAIQKAENITLMLSGPLIIYSKIMYPLIWLLNGSANLLVRSFGYQTAKESDEVHSEEELRHILSQSYQQGEINQSEFEYVDRIFDFDNRTAKEIMIPRTDMAVVDIEDPIGESLHFMNEERFTRYPVFEDDKDHIIGVLHLKELFYNDWNKVETLEKYVRPVLKVFENIPIHDLLVRMQQERTHLVILTDEYGGTSGMITAEDIIEEIVGDIRDEFDHEEVQTITLKEDGSFIIDGKTSIQDTNDYFDIELENEDVDTISGWMYNQLIDVNEGSVLSHGSYHFKVIKMEDQQILSIKAWKERTANG